Part of the Opitutaceae bacterium genome is shown below.
TTATGTAAAGACGAAGCTCAAACTCGAGATGATGGATGCGGGTGAAAAGCTGGAAGTCTGGCTGGATGCCGGTGAGCCGATTAAGAATGTGCCGATGAGCTTGAAGAACGACGGGCATCTTGTGCTGCTCCAGGAAGCGCTGGAGCCGGAGGCCGCGCATTATCGCGTCCTCGTGGAAAAAGTCGAAGGCTAAGGGAGTCGGGGGCACGGTCATGACCAGCGGCGGAAGTCCAGAGATGGTGGCGGAACTGAAGCGCGCGAGCGACGCGTTCGAATCTCAGCAGCCGCAGGACGTGTTGAAGGACGCGATTAAGCGATTCGCTCCGAAGATTGTCGTCGCCTGCAGTTTCGGGGCGGAAGATGTCGTGTTGGTCGACCTGGTGCATCGTATCGATCCCTCGATTCCGTTGTTCTACTTAGACACGGACTTCCTGTTTCCCGAAACCTATGCGACCCGCGATCGCATCATTCAACAGTATGCGTTGAAGCCGGCACAGGTCATTCAGGTGCAGTCGCTGCTGACGCCGGATCAGCAAGCCGCACAACATGGTCCGGCACTCTGGTCGACCGAGCCGGATCGCTGCTGCCAGTTGCGGAAGGTGGAACCGCTGACGCGTATCTTGAAAGGGTATGACGCCTGGATTACCGGCATCC
Proteins encoded:
- a CDS encoding phosphoadenylyl-sulfate reductase codes for the protein MTSGGSPEMVAELKRASDAFESQQPQDVLKDAIKRFAPKIVVACSFGAEDVVLVDLVHRIDPSIPLFYLDTDFLFPETYATRDRIIQQYALKPAQVIQVQSLLTPDQQAAQHGPALWSTEPDRCCQLRKVEPLTRILKGYDAWITGIRRDQSPTRANAGLIEWDSKFQLVKVNPLARWTWADVWTYIKVYEVPYNPLHDQNYPSIGCTHCTAPVAPGEDPRAGRWKTFTKTECGLHKS